Proteins encoded together in one Mycobacterium noviomagense window:
- a CDS encoding PhzF family phenazine biosynthesis protein yields the protein MAIDITVLRVFPDAQGNFGNPLGVIAASSVAPPRRQSLARQLGYSETIFVDPPAPGATTAHARIYTPQTEVPFAGHPTVGASWWLREQGTPIRTLQVPAGIVQVSYHGELTAISARSEWAPEFAIYELDSLDELAAADPADYPDDVAHYLWTWTDRSAGLLRARMFAGNLGVPEDEATGSAAVRITDYLSRDLTITQGKGSVIQTTWNPEGWVQVFGRVVSDGVMYIV from the coding sequence ATGGCCATCGACATCACGGTGCTCCGCGTTTTCCCCGACGCCCAGGGCAACTTCGGCAATCCGCTGGGCGTCATCGCTGCCAGCAGCGTAGCGCCGCCACGTCGGCAAAGCCTGGCACGGCAATTGGGTTACAGCGAAACAATTTTCGTCGACCCACCGGCGCCAGGCGCGACTACGGCGCACGCGCGCATCTACACGCCGCAGACGGAGGTTCCCTTCGCCGGCCACCCGACCGTGGGCGCATCCTGGTGGCTGCGCGAGCAGGGCACGCCGATTCGCACCCTGCAGGTGCCGGCCGGCATCGTGCAGGTCAGCTATCACGGGGAACTCACCGCGATCAGCGCCCGCTCCGAATGGGCGCCGGAATTCGCGATCTACGAGCTGGATTCGCTCGACGAGCTGGCCGCCGCCGACCCCGCTGACTATCCCGACGATGTCGCGCACTACCTGTGGACCTGGACCGACCGGTCGGCGGGACTGCTGCGGGCCCGGATGTTCGCCGGCAATCTGGGTGTGCCCGAAGACGAAGCGACCGGTTCGGCGGCTGTGCGGATCACCGATTACCTCAGCCGCGACCTCACCATCACCCAGGGCAAGGGCTCGGTCATCCAGACCACCTGGAATCCGGAAGGCTGGGTTCAGGTTTTCGGCCGGGTCGTCAGCGACGGCGTCATGTACATCGTGTGA
- a CDS encoding TerC/Alx family metal homeostasis membrane protein has product MGVSGLVWALTIAIIVGLALFDYFFHVRRPHIPTVRDAAIWSTAYIGAAFVFGAAVVMLGGTTMGIEYFACYLSNQALSVDNLFVFLVIMASFGVPRVAQQKVLLFGIVFALIARTGFIVLGAALVRIFDWAFYLFAVLLLVTAVLLAKPEATERRTADTLAIRVAKRFLRTSDNYDHDRLFIVESGRRVMTPMLLVMTALGGTDLLFAFDSVPALFGLTRNVYLIFAATSLSLLGLRQLYFLIDGLLYRLVYLSYGLALILAFIGVKLMLQALRENNVPFVNGGKSVPGVELSTTVSLTVIIAILVVTTVLSLLSARGRAQNAVARARRHAIEYLDQRYESDPVERQKIFDRLLDEENQIHALPSKYREKVSNDDDLMQLLRQAHQAHDAHNAR; this is encoded by the coding sequence ATGGGTGTTTCCGGGCTGGTCTGGGCCCTGACCATCGCGATCATCGTCGGTTTGGCGTTATTCGACTATTTCTTCCACGTCCGCAGGCCACACATACCGACCGTGCGCGACGCAGCGATCTGGTCGACGGCCTATATCGGAGCGGCGTTTGTGTTCGGTGCAGCCGTAGTAATGCTCGGCGGCACGACAATGGGCATTGAATATTTCGCCTGCTATCTCAGCAACCAAGCTTTATCGGTCGACAATTTGTTCGTTTTCCTGGTGATCATGGCCAGCTTCGGAGTGCCCCGTGTTGCTCAGCAAAAGGTGCTGTTGTTCGGCATTGTTTTCGCGCTCATCGCGCGCACCGGCTTCATCGTTCTGGGCGCGGCGTTAGTCCGGATTTTCGACTGGGCGTTTTACCTCTTTGCGGTGCTCTTGCTGGTCACCGCAGTGTTGCTGGCCAAACCGGAGGCCACTGAGCGCCGCACGGCCGACACCTTGGCGATCCGCGTCGCCAAGCGGTTCTTGCGCACCTCGGACAACTACGACCACGACCGGTTGTTCATCGTCGAAAGCGGCAGGCGGGTGATGACCCCGATGTTGCTGGTGATGACGGCGCTCGGCGGCACGGATCTGCTGTTCGCGTTCGACTCGGTTCCGGCGCTCTTCGGTCTTACCCGAAACGTGTATCTGATATTCGCTGCTACCTCGCTTTCGCTGTTGGGGCTGCGCCAGCTGTACTTCTTGATCGACGGACTGCTTTATCGGCTGGTGTACCTGTCCTACGGGCTGGCGCTGATCCTCGCCTTTATCGGCGTGAAACTGATGCTGCAAGCGCTGCGTGAAAACAACGTTCCGTTCGTCAACGGTGGGAAATCGGTTCCGGGGGTGGAATTGAGCACCACCGTGTCGCTGACGGTGATCATCGCGATTCTGGTCGTCACGACAGTGCTGTCGTTGCTGTCAGCGCGGGGCCGGGCGCAAAACGCCGTCGCACGCGCCCGCCGCCACGCCATCGAATACCTCGACCAGCGTTACGAATCCGATCCGGTCGAACGGCAGAAGATCTTCGACCGGCTGCTCGACGAGGAAAACCAAATACACGCGCTGCCAAGTAAATATCGAGAGAAGGTCAGCAACGACGACGACCTGATGCAGCTGTTGCGCCAAGCTCACCAGGCGCACGACGCGCACAATGCGCGCTAG
- the lexA gene encoding transcriptional repressor LexA: MSDSSDTPTGQGRRMQTVDSALTERQRTILEVIRASVTSRGYPPSIREIGDAVGLTSTSSVAHQLRTLERKGYLRRDPNRPRAVDVRGADDAAPPVLTDVSGSDALPEPTFVPVLGRIAAGGPILAEEAVEDVFPLPRELVGEGALFLLRVVGDSMVDAAICDGDWVVVRQQNVADNGDIVAAMIDGEATVKTFKRTGSQVWLMPHNPAFDPIPGNDAAILGKVVTVIRKI; encoded by the coding sequence ATGAGCGATAGCAGCGACACCCCCACCGGCCAAGGCCGCCGCATGCAAACTGTGGACTCGGCGCTGACAGAGCGGCAGCGCACCATCCTGGAAGTCATCCGCGCCTCGGTCACCAGCCGCGGCTATCCACCGAGCATCCGCGAGATCGGTGACGCAGTCGGGCTCACGTCGACGTCGTCGGTGGCTCATCAGCTGCGCACGCTCGAGCGCAAAGGCTATCTGCGGCGTGACCCCAACCGCCCGCGCGCGGTCGACGTCCGCGGAGCCGACGACGCCGCGCCACCGGTTCTCACCGACGTGTCGGGGTCGGATGCCCTGCCCGAGCCGACGTTCGTTCCGGTGCTCGGGCGCATCGCCGCCGGCGGTCCGATCCTCGCCGAGGAAGCGGTCGAGGACGTCTTCCCGTTACCCCGCGAGCTTGTGGGTGAGGGTGCGTTGTTCTTGCTGCGAGTCGTTGGTGACTCGATGGTCGACGCCGCCATCTGCGACGGCGACTGGGTGGTGGTGCGCCAGCAGAACGTGGCTGACAACGGCGACATCGTCGCGGCCATGATCGACGGCGAGGCCACCGTCAAGACGTTCAAGCGCACTGGCAGTCAGGTTTGGCTGATGCCGCACAACCCGGCATTCGATCCCATCCCGGGCAACGATGCCGCGATCCTCGGCAAGGTGGTCACCGTCATCCGCAAAATCTGA
- a CDS encoding LysM peptidoglycan-binding domain-containing protein, with product MTLMQTTGPHAVHRGQPLRARCWGGERRPGPSRPRVAPPRYRGTGVWMSTAPHRRRPITPATTVGLALLAALITVWLGLIAHVGDMAGGPAGEHGPMPDRLAVVRVDAGETLPHLAARVAPDAPVGEVAQRIRELNDLQSPMLTAGQTLIAPVG from the coding sequence ATGACGCTCATGCAGACAACGGGACCGCACGCCGTGCATCGCGGGCAGCCCCTTCGCGCCCGCTGCTGGGGCGGCGAGCGGCGACCTGGCCCGTCACGGCCGCGTGTTGCGCCGCCGCGTTATCGCGGCACCGGTGTGTGGATGTCCACGGCCCCGCACCGCAGGCGTCCCATCACACCGGCCACGACGGTGGGCCTGGCCCTGCTGGCCGCGCTGATCACCGTCTGGCTCGGGCTGATTGCGCACGTCGGCGACATGGCCGGCGGACCCGCCGGCGAGCACGGGCCGATGCCTGATCGGCTTGCCGTGGTCAGAGTCGACGCCGGCGAGACCCTGCCGCACCTGGCCGCCCGGGTGGCGCCCGACGCACCGGTCGGCGAAGTCGCGCAGCGCATCCGCGAGCTCAACGACCTGCAGTCACCGATGCTGACCGCAGGCCAAACGCTGATCGCGCCGGTCGGCTGA
- a CDS encoding proteasome assembly chaperone family protein → MADERKQPYHPEQAGMYELEFPAPQLSSPDGRGPVLVHALEGFSDAGHAIRLAAAHLKNSLDFELVASFAIDELLDYRSRRPLMTFKTDHFTHYEDPELSLYALHDSVGTPFLLLAGMEPDLKWERFVTAVRLLAERLGVRQTIGLGTIPMAVPHTRPITMTAHSNNRELIADFTPWIAEVQVPGSASNLLEYRMAQHGHEVVGFTVHVPHYLAQTDYPAAAQALLEQMAKAAALDFPLTALTEAAADIRAKIDEQVEASPEVAQVVAALERQYDAFIAAQENRSLLTRDGDLPSGEELGAEFERFLAQQAEKKRKDDNPS, encoded by the coding sequence ATGGCCGACGAACGAAAGCAGCCCTACCACCCTGAGCAGGCGGGGATGTACGAGCTTGAGTTCCCCGCGCCGCAGTTGTCGTCGCCTGACGGCCGAGGCCCGGTCTTGGTGCACGCGTTGGAGGGCTTCTCCGACGCCGGTCATGCAATCCGGCTGGCTGCGGCCCACCTCAAGAATTCGCTGGACTTCGAATTGGTGGCGTCGTTCGCGATCGACGAGCTTTTGGACTATCGCTCGCGCCGACCGTTGATGACGTTCAAGACCGACCACTTCACCCACTACGAGGACCCGGAGCTGAGCCTGTATGCGCTGCACGACAGCGTCGGGACGCCGTTTCTGCTGCTGGCCGGCATGGAGCCGGACCTGAAGTGGGAGCGTTTCGTCACCGCGGTGCGCCTGCTCGCCGAGCGGCTCGGCGTACGTCAGACCATCGGTTTGGGCACGATCCCGATGGCTGTTCCGCACACCCGACCGATCACGATGACCGCACATTCCAACAACCGCGAGCTCATCGCCGACTTCACCCCGTGGATCGCCGAAGTCCAAGTGCCCGGCAGCGCGTCCAACCTGCTCGAGTACCGGATGGCCCAGCACGGCCACGAGGTCGTCGGGTTCACCGTGCACGTCCCGCACTATCTGGCCCAAACCGACTATCCGGCCGCCGCGCAGGCGCTGCTGGAGCAGATGGCCAAGGCGGCTGCACTGGACTTTCCGCTGACAGCGCTGACCGAAGCAGCAGCCGACATCCGGGCAAAGATCGACGAACAGGTCGAGGCCAGCCCGGAGGTGGCTCAAGTGGTGGCGGCCCTGGAGCGCCAGTACGATGCGTTCATTGCCGCCCAGGAGAACCGGTCACTGCTGACGCGCGACGGGGATCTGCCTAGCGGCGAGGAGCTCGGCGCGGAGTTCGAGCGGTTTTTGGCCCAGCAGGCGGAAAAGAAGCGCAAGGACGACAATCCGAGCTGA
- a CDS encoding alpha/beta fold hydrolase yields the protein MSKRKPNLRPVREVTPTLQFRTIHGYRRAFRIAGSGPAILLIHGIADNSTTWETVQAKLAQRFTVIAPDLLGHGQSDKPRADYSVAAYANGMRDLLSVLDIDRVTVVGHSLGGGVAMQFAYQFPQLVDRLVLVATGGVTKDVNIVLRCASLPLGGEALALLRLPLVLPTLQIAGRATGRLLGSTALGRDLPDVLRILADLPEPMASSAFTRTLRAVVDWRGQMVTMLDRCYLTKSVPVQLIWGTGDVVVPVSHAWMAHAAMPGSQLEIFENSGHFPFHDDPDRFIEVVERFIDTTEPAEYDQELLRELLRTGGGERSVSGSVDTRVAVLSAMGSDERSAT from the coding sequence ATGAGCAAGCGAAAGCCCAACCTGCGGCCGGTGCGCGAGGTGACGCCGACACTGCAGTTTCGCACCATCCACGGCTATCGACGCGCTTTCCGGATCGCCGGCTCGGGGCCGGCGATCTTGCTGATTCACGGCATCGCGGACAACTCCACCACATGGGAAACCGTGCAAGCCAAGCTCGCACAACGTTTCACCGTGATTGCGCCCGATCTGCTCGGCCACGGCCAGTCGGACAAACCGCGGGCCGACTACTCGGTGGCGGCGTATGCCAACGGGATGCGCGATCTGCTGAGCGTGCTGGACATCGACCGGGTCACGGTGGTGGGCCATTCGCTCGGCGGCGGGGTGGCGATGCAATTCGCTTACCAGTTCCCGCAATTGGTCGACCGGCTCGTCCTGGTCGCCACCGGCGGCGTCACCAAAGACGTCAACATCGTGTTGCGCTGCGCGTCGTTGCCGCTGGGCGGCGAAGCTCTGGCGTTGCTGCGGTTGCCGCTGGTGCTGCCGACGCTGCAGATTGCCGGACGCGCCACGGGCCGGCTGTTGGGATCGACCGCCCTGGGCCGCGACCTTCCGGACGTGCTGCGGATACTGGCTGACCTGCCCGAGCCGATGGCGTCATCGGCGTTCACCCGGACGTTGCGCGCGGTGGTGGACTGGCGCGGCCAGATGGTGACCATGCTGGACCGATGTTATTTGACGAAATCCGTTCCCGTACAACTTATTTGGGGCACAGGCGACGTGGTTGTGCCGGTCAGTCATGCGTGGATGGCGCATGCGGCGATGCCTGGCTCCCAGCTCGAGATTTTCGAAAACTCCGGACACTTCCCATTTCACGACGATCCCGACCGCTTCATCGAAGTTGTCGAACGCTTCATCGACACCACCGAACCGGCCGAATACGACCAGGAGTTGCTTCGCGAATTGCTGCGAACCGGCGGCGGTGAGCGTTCGGTCTCCGGCTCGGTCGACACCCGCGTGGCGGTGCTTAGCGCCATGGGTTCCGACGAGCGAAGCGCCACCTGA
- a CDS encoding peroxynitrite isomerase: protein MPAELHPDLEALAPLLGTWAGRGSGKYPTIEPFEYLEEVVFSHVGKPFLIYGQKTKAPADGKPLHAETGYLRVPQPGRVELVLAHPSGITEIEVGTYSTSGDRIDIELASSAIGLTPSAKEVTALDRRFRISGDELSYSLRMGAVGQPVQDHLAAVLRRTS from the coding sequence ATGCCTGCCGAACTGCACCCTGATCTTGAAGCGTTGGCGCCGCTGCTGGGTACCTGGGCGGGTCGAGGCTCTGGCAAGTACCCGACCATCGAACCGTTCGAGTATCTCGAAGAGGTCGTGTTCTCCCATGTCGGCAAGCCTTTCCTGATCTACGGGCAGAAGACCAAGGCGCCTGCCGACGGCAAGCCGCTGCATGCCGAAACCGGTTATCTGCGGGTGCCGCAGCCGGGTCGGGTCGAGCTGGTGCTGGCCCATCCGAGTGGTATCACCGAAATCGAGGTGGGCACATACTCGACGAGCGGTGACCGCATCGACATCGAGCTGGCGTCGTCAGCGATCGGGCTGACCCCGAGCGCCAAAGAGGTCACCGCCCTTGACCGCCGGTTCCGTATCAGCGGCGACGAGCTGTCGTATTCGTTGCGGATGGGCGCGGTCGGACAGCCGGTGCAGGATCACTTGGCCGCGGTGTTGCGCCGGACGAGCTGA
- a CDS encoding acyl-CoA dehydrogenase family protein, with product MDTAVKYERTLFEAEHELFRESYRAFLDRHVAPYHDDWEKAKIVDRGVWLEAGKQGFLGMAVPEEYGGGGNPDFRYNTIITEETTRGRYSGIGFGLHNDVVAPYLLRLATDEQKQRWLPKFCTGELITAIAMTEPGTGSDLQGIKTRAVKQDDHYVLNGAKTFITNGINSDLVIVVAQTDPDKGAQGFSLLVVERGMEGFERGRHLDKIGLDAQDTAELSFTDVKVPVENLLGEEGKGFIYLMQNLPQERISIAIMAAAAMETMLEQTVQYTKERKAFGRPIGSFQNSRFLLAELATEATVVRIMVDEFIRLHLDGKLTAEQAAMAKWYASEKQVHLIDRCLQLHGGYGYMREYPVARAYLDARVQTIYGGTTEIMKEIIGRSLGV from the coding sequence ATGGATACTGCTGTCAAGTACGAGCGCACGCTGTTCGAGGCCGAGCACGAACTGTTCCGTGAGTCGTACCGGGCATTCCTGGATCGCCACGTCGCGCCGTACCACGACGACTGGGAAAAGGCCAAGATCGTTGACCGCGGAGTGTGGCTGGAGGCCGGTAAGCAGGGCTTCCTGGGCATGGCCGTGCCCGAGGAGTACGGCGGGGGCGGCAACCCCGACTTCCGCTACAACACGATCATCACTGAAGAGACGACTAGGGGACGCTACAGCGGAATCGGGTTCGGGCTGCACAACGACGTCGTGGCGCCGTACTTGCTGCGGCTGGCCACCGACGAACAGAAACAACGGTGGTTGCCGAAATTCTGCACCGGCGAGCTGATCACCGCGATCGCCATGACCGAACCAGGCACCGGCAGCGACTTGCAGGGCATCAAAACCCGCGCCGTCAAGCAGGACGATCACTACGTGCTCAACGGGGCAAAGACGTTCATCACCAACGGAATCAATTCCGACTTGGTGATCGTCGTCGCGCAGACCGATCCGGACAAAGGCGCGCAAGGCTTTTCACTGCTCGTCGTGGAACGCGGCATGGAGGGTTTCGAGCGCGGCCGTCACCTGGACAAGATCGGCTTGGATGCCCAGGACACTGCTGAGCTGTCGTTCACCGACGTCAAGGTTCCGGTCGAGAACCTGCTCGGCGAGGAAGGCAAGGGGTTCATCTACCTCATGCAGAACCTGCCCCAGGAGCGGATCTCGATCGCGATCATGGCCGCCGCGGCGATGGAGACGATGCTGGAGCAGACTGTGCAATACACCAAGGAGCGCAAGGCATTTGGTCGTCCGATCGGCAGTTTTCAGAACAGCCGGTTTCTGCTGGCCGAGTTGGCGACCGAGGCCACCGTCGTGCGGATCATGGTCGACGAGTTCATCCGGCTGCACCTCGACGGCAAGCTCACCGCTGAGCAGGCCGCGATGGCCAAGTGGTACGCAAGCGAAAAGCAGGTGCACCTGATCGACCGCTGCCTGCAGTTGCACGGCGGCTACGGCTACATGCGCGAATACCCGGTTGCGCGGGCGTATCTCGACGCCCGGGTTCAGACGATCTACGGCGGCACCACCGAGATCATGAAGGAGATCATCGGCCGCAGCCTCGGCGTCTAG
- the nrdR gene encoding transcriptional regulator NrdR, which yields MHCPFCRHPDSRVVDSRETDEGQAIRRRRSCPECGRRFTTVETAVLAVVKRSGVTEPFSREKVISGVRRACQGRQVDDDALNLLAQQVEDTVRAKGSPEVPSHEVGLAILGPLRELDEVAYLRFASVYRSFSSADDFEREIEALRAHRKVSAPN from the coding sequence ATGCACTGTCCGTTCTGCCGCCATCCCGATTCCCGGGTGGTCGATTCCCGCGAAACCGACGAAGGCCAAGCGATTCGCCGCCGTAGGTCGTGCCCGGAATGCGGGCGGCGATTCACCACCGTGGAGACGGCGGTGCTGGCCGTAGTCAAGCGCAGCGGCGTCACCGAACCCTTCAGCCGGGAAAAGGTCATCAGCGGGGTGCGTCGGGCCTGCCAGGGCCGCCAGGTCGACGACGACGCGCTGAACCTGTTGGCCCAGCAGGTCGAAGACACTGTGCGCGCGAAGGGGTCGCCCGAGGTGCCCAGTCACGAAGTCGGGCTGGCGATCCTCGGGCCACTGCGAGAACTCGACGAGGTGGCATACCTGCGTTTCGCGTCGGTGTACCGGTCGTTCTCTTCGGCAGATGATTTCGAGCGGGAGATCGAGGCGCTGCGGGCGCACCGCAAGGTGTCCGCACCGAATTGA
- a CDS encoding trypsin-like serine peptidase yields MRVMAAVLGVPVGLALLVSACGQPARPAGTSRAHEQRASHTVPQVVAGPVAPDPRVGAVFLGGGDLHTCTGSVLHSSGGDLVLTAAHCLGGNTPPTFVPGFAGQAAPDDIWTVDAVYLDPRWVAGRDPHADYAIARVSRPAGGSVEAQAGSGLSLGNAPARGSQVRVMAYPAGVGGTPIGCQAGTGVTADGYPSLPCSGLVDGTSGAPWISGSTVIGVIGGLDGGGCGEELSYSAPFDQHVAQLLARAEAGGPGDAAAPDFDDGC; encoded by the coding sequence ATGCGAGTGATGGCGGCGGTGCTGGGTGTTCCGGTCGGCTTGGCGTTGCTGGTGTCGGCTTGCGGTCAGCCGGCCCGTCCTGCAGGCACCTCCCGTGCGCACGAGCAGCGCGCCAGCCACACCGTGCCGCAGGTCGTCGCCGGTCCGGTAGCTCCCGACCCGCGGGTGGGCGCAGTGTTCCTCGGCGGCGGCGACCTGCATACCTGCACGGGCTCGGTGCTGCACTCGAGCGGGGGCGATTTGGTGTTGACCGCTGCGCATTGCCTTGGCGGCAATACCCCGCCCACGTTCGTTCCGGGCTTCGCCGGCCAAGCCGCACCAGACGACATCTGGACCGTCGACGCTGTCTATCTCGACCCGCGCTGGGTCGCGGGGCGAGATCCACACGCCGACTATGCGATTGCCCGGGTGAGCCGGCCCGCCGGCGGTTCGGTCGAAGCCCAGGCCGGCTCCGGGCTGTCGTTGGGCAACGCACCGGCCCGCGGCAGCCAAGTCCGCGTCATGGCGTACCCCGCCGGTGTGGGCGGCACGCCGATCGGCTGCCAGGCCGGCACCGGGGTCACCGCCGACGGTTACCCGTCGTTGCCATGCTCCGGGCTGGTCGACGGCACCAGCGGTGCGCCGTGGATCAGCGGTTCGACGGTCATCGGGGTGATCGGCGGTCTCGATGGCGGCGGATGCGGGGAGGAGCTGTCCTACTCGGCGCCGTTCGATCAGCACGTCGCGCAGTTGCTTGCGAGGGCGGAGGCGGGCGGCCCCGGTGATGCCGCGGCACCAGACTTCGACGATGGCTGCTAG
- a CDS encoding LGFP repeat-containing protein — protein sequence MTGRRGRMLRRAALVLAAAGVVVALAPCAAASPESDANDAITAAWRAAGGADSRLGPKQGDVYAVGDGFVQDFAGGKMFFTAATGARSLYGPILDKYESLGGPVGSDLGFPTISEVPGLAGPDTLVSTFAASDKPVIFWSAAHGAFVVRGAMNAAWDKLGSSGGVLGVPVSDETYNGEVSTQSFTGGQVSWNRLTKVFSTVPPDLVQQLTGLQVPIDPTAAINTAWRSAGGAAGPLGAKQGGQYPVGNNAIAQKFAGGKVFFSPATGANAVESDILAKYESLGGAGSDLGLPTANETDGAIKPTSRVSTFSASDKPVIFWTPAHGAFVVRGAMKAAWDKLGGAKGTLGAPVGDQAVDGDVVSQKFTGGKVSWNRAKNVFTTEPPNLASSLAGLHVPGQTQPSRPAAPAGAARTWHWWWLLVAIPVLLLVGLLALATLWARRRRMEARRAAARRHRDARAARAYEPVASTDDRWSADADRDVGSSEFAAGYPEAPERRPATAPPDEHAAPESWRPTAEQAEAGLVGAEHAGAEPSDLDEDIGVEDPDKVDTAPTRIPSEAELSAQPAVIPEPEAGPEPEPGPEPEVRPEPEVTPQPAVRTGRHAAVETAEDEDVLAVPAAVSAVTPAIHLPLEDPREAPEGYPVKGNASFGLYYTPDSALYDDAFAEIWFASEEIARANGFTKAD from the coding sequence GTGACCGGGCGGCGAGGTCGGATGTTGAGGCGTGCGGCGCTCGTGCTGGCGGCCGCAGGAGTTGTGGTGGCGTTGGCGCCGTGTGCGGCGGCATCTCCGGAAAGCGACGCCAACGATGCGATCACCGCGGCATGGCGAGCTGCCGGCGGCGCGGATTCGCGGCTTGGCCCCAAACAAGGCGACGTCTACGCCGTCGGCGACGGCTTCGTTCAGGACTTTGCCGGTGGCAAAATGTTTTTCACCGCAGCGACCGGGGCCAGATCGCTTTACGGGCCGATCCTCGACAAATACGAATCGCTAGGCGGCCCTGTCGGCAGCGACTTGGGTTTCCCCACCATCAGCGAGGTACCGGGCCTGGCTGGACCGGACACGTTGGTGAGCACGTTCGCCGCCAGCGACAAGCCGGTGATCTTCTGGTCGGCCGCTCATGGCGCGTTCGTGGTACGCGGCGCGATGAACGCCGCTTGGGACAAGCTGGGCAGCTCCGGCGGGGTGCTGGGCGTTCCGGTCAGCGACGAGACGTACAACGGTGAGGTTTCCACCCAGTCGTTCACCGGCGGACAGGTGTCGTGGAACCGGCTGACGAAGGTGTTCTCCACGGTCCCGCCTGACTTGGTGCAGCAGCTGACCGGCCTCCAGGTGCCCATCGACCCCACCGCGGCGATCAACACGGCCTGGCGCTCGGCCGGCGGCGCCGCCGGTCCCCTCGGCGCCAAACAGGGCGGCCAATACCCCGTCGGCAACAACGCAATTGCGCAGAAGTTCGCGGGCGGCAAGGTCTTCTTCAGCCCGGCCACCGGAGCTAACGCGGTGGAGAGCGACATCCTGGCCAAATACGAATCACTCGGCGGGGCCGGCAGCGACCTGGGTCTTCCGACGGCCAACGAAACCGACGGCGCCATCAAGCCGACAAGTCGCGTCAGCACATTTTCCGCGTCCGACAAGCCGGTTATTTTCTGGACGCCTGCTCACGGTGCATTCGTGGTCCGCGGGGCCATGAAGGCGGCGTGGGACAAGCTGGGCGGCGCGAAAGGCACGCTCGGCGCACCGGTGGGTGACCAAGCGGTCGACGGCGACGTGGTGTCCCAGAAATTCACGGGCGGCAAGGTCTCCTGGAACCGGGCCAAGAACGTCTTTACCACCGAGCCGCCCAACTTGGCGTCGTCGCTGGCCGGGCTGCACGTGCCGGGCCAGACGCAGCCGAGCCGACCGGCGGCGCCCGCGGGCGCCGCACGGACGTGGCATTGGTGGTGGCTTTTGGTGGCCATCCCCGTGCTGCTCCTGGTTGGTCTGCTGGCCTTGGCGACGCTGTGGGCGCGGCGACGCCGCATGGAGGCTCGCCGCGCTGCCGCCCGCAGACATCGCGACGCCCGGGCCGCGAGGGCCTACGAGCCCGTTGCGAGCACCGACGACCGCTGGTCAGCCGACGCCGACCGCGACGTCGGCTCGTCGGAGTTTGCCGCCGGCTATCCGGAGGCGCCGGAGCGCAGGCCGGCGACGGCCCCACCGGATGAACACGCGGCGCCCGAGAGCTGGAGGCCGACGGCAGAGCAGGCGGAGGCTGGCTTGGTTGGCGCCGAGCATGCGGGCGCTGAGCCGTCCGACCTCGACGAGGATATCGGCGTCGAGGACCCGGACAAGGTCGACACCGCCCCGACCCGCATCCCGTCGGAAGCCGAGCTCAGCGCGCAACCCGCGGTCATCCCAGAACCCGAGGCCGGACCAGAACCCGAGCCCGGACCAGAACCTGAGGTCAGACCAGAACCCGAGGTCACACCACAACCCGCGGTGAGAACCGGGCGGCATGCGGCGGTGGAGACCGCAGAGGACGAGGACGTGCTGGCGGTGCCGGCAGCAGTCAGCGCCGTGACGCCGGCCATCCACCTTCCCCTCGAGGACCCCCGCGAGGCGCCGGAGGGCTACCCGGTCAAAGGCAACGCCAGCTTCGGCCTGTACTACACACCGGACAGCGCCCTCTACGACGACGCGTTCGCCGAAATCTGGTTCGCCAGTGAGGAAATCGCGCGCGCGAACGGCTTCACGAAGGCCGATTAG